One Massilia sp. 9096 genomic window carries:
- a CDS encoding sensor histidine kinase produces MTPDDMQHDMQDEKWQFLLSFLNASNSSVVIADARAPDYPIVFVNPTFKRVTGYTPEEALGRNCRFLQNDDCDQPERAAVSRTLADGGAIQVLMRNYRKNGEMFWNKLHLFPFPDADGTITHYIGAQHDVTRERSLVATLEQVAAEHAQLIERLDCKRDKLARLSLDLINAQEAERKAVARELHDELGQRLTALNMLLHRSLPYFHAGEAHAWWRQAEREIGAMVELVRDMSVSLRPPGLDYFGLEPTLRELLTRQFSQGPAWVFEYAGLPRRLAPEIEITVFRIVQESVTNIQRHAHARHAVVEVNGGAACTELELIVRDDGAGFDPSRQAELAHAGRAGLSGMRERVGLLGGAFEVDSRPGGGTRIVVTLPLAPQAQQDRHQQD; encoded by the coding sequence ATGACACCCGATGACATGCAGCATGACATGCAGGACGAGAAGTGGCAGTTCCTGCTTTCCTTTCTGAATGCCAGCAACTCGTCGGTGGTGATCGCCGACGCGCGTGCGCCCGACTACCCGATCGTCTTCGTCAACCCGACTTTCAAAAGGGTGACCGGCTACACGCCCGAGGAAGCGCTGGGCCGCAATTGCCGCTTCCTGCAGAACGACGACTGCGACCAGCCGGAGCGCGCCGCCGTCTCCCGCACGCTCGCAGACGGCGGCGCGATCCAGGTGCTGATGCGCAATTATCGCAAGAATGGCGAGATGTTCTGGAACAAGCTGCACCTTTTTCCGTTTCCCGACGCCGACGGCACGATCACGCATTACATCGGCGCCCAGCATGACGTGACGCGGGAGCGCTCGCTGGTGGCCACGCTGGAACAGGTGGCGGCCGAGCACGCGCAGCTGATCGAGCGGCTCGACTGCAAGCGCGACAAGCTGGCGCGCCTGTCGCTCGACCTGATCAATGCCCAGGAAGCCGAACGCAAGGCGGTGGCGCGCGAGCTGCACGACGAGCTCGGACAACGCCTGACGGCCCTGAACATGCTGCTGCACCGTTCCCTGCCCTACTTCCACGCCGGCGAGGCGCACGCGTGGTGGCGCCAGGCCGAGCGGGAGATCGGGGCGATGGTCGAACTTGTGCGCGACATGTCGGTGTCGCTGCGCCCGCCCGGCCTGGATTATTTCGGCCTCGAGCCGACGCTGCGCGAACTGCTGACGCGCCAATTCAGCCAGGGGCCGGCCTGGGTATTCGAGTACGCCGGCCTGCCGCGCCGGCTCGCACCCGAAATCGAGATCACGGTGTTTCGCATCGTCCAGGAAAGCGTCACCAACATCCAGCGCCACGCGCACGCGCGCCATGCCGTCGTCGAGGTCAACGGCGGGGCCGCCTGCACCGAACTCGAATTGATCGTGCGTGACGACGGCGCCGGCTTCGACCCCTCGCGCCAGGCGGAACTGGCGCATGCCGGGCGCGCCGGCCTGAGCGGCATGCGCGAGCGCGTCGGCCTGCTCGGCGGGGCCTTCGAGGTCGACAGCCGGCCGGGCGGCGGCACCCGCATCGTGGTCACGCTGCCGCTGGCGCCGCAGGCGCAGCAGGACCGGCATCAGCAGGATTAG
- a CDS encoding response regulator transcription factor — translation MQVILVDDHALVRAGICNLINQIDHFNVVGEASNLRDAMELVRQFRPEVVVADITLGDESGLDLLGAVRAASPATHVIILSMHASEELVAEALRLGASAYLLKESAPGELEIALNAVVRGDSYLSPAVSKKMIDRFVRKPAVAEKPLDILTARQQQILTMIASRKSTKEIAYELDLSEKTIAAHRAQIMERTGVRDVVGLVLFAVKHGLIKKPD, via the coding sequence ATGCAAGTCATACTGGTCGATGACCACGCGCTGGTGCGCGCCGGCATCTGCAACCTGATCAACCAGATCGATCACTTCAACGTCGTCGGCGAAGCCAGCAATCTGCGCGACGCCATGGAACTGGTGCGCCAGTTCCGCCCCGAAGTGGTGGTGGCGGACATCACGCTCGGCGATGAAAGCGGACTCGACCTGCTCGGCGCGGTGCGCGCCGCCAGCCCGGCCACCCACGTCATCATCCTCAGCATGCACGCTTCCGAAGAGCTGGTGGCCGAGGCGCTGCGCCTGGGCGCGTCGGCCTACCTGCTGAAGGAATCGGCGCCGGGCGAACTCGAGATCGCGCTCAATGCCGTGGTGCGCGGCGACAGTTACCTCAGTCCGGCGGTGTCCAAGAAGATGATCGACCGCTTCGTGCGCAAGCCGGCTGTCGCCGAGAAGCCACTCGACATCCTGACGGCGCGCCAGCAACAGATCCTCACGATGATCGCCAGCCGCAAGTCGACTAAAGAAATTGCCTATGAGCTCGACTTAAGTGAAAAGACCATCGCCGCCCACCGCGCCCAGATCATGGAGCGTACCGGCGTGAGGGACGTGGTGGGCCTGGTGCTGTTCGCGGTCAAGCACGGCCTGATCAAGAAGCCGGACTGA
- a CDS encoding response regulator, which translates to MKDAHPHSAADPDSGAIDVCTTAEAAALLGVSHRTIQLWVENGTLHAWRTSGGHRRIATASVHAVMSGRAEALAVVTPAPPTPPRRILLVDDDPALLRLHELEIGGWGLHVETITAGNGYEALIRIGEARPDLLISDLTMPGMDGFRMIRTLRANPAYAGMPVIVISGLDRSTIAAMALPEDIPVLPKPAPFAVLRNSVERALGWGA; encoded by the coding sequence ATGAAAGACGCGCATCCGCACAGCGCCGCTGACCCGGACAGCGGCGCCATCGACGTTTGCACCACCGCCGAGGCCGCCGCCCTGCTCGGCGTATCGCATCGCACAATCCAGCTCTGGGTCGAGAACGGCACCTTGCACGCGTGGCGCACGTCCGGTGGACACCGGCGCATCGCGACAGCATCGGTGCACGCGGTGATGTCCGGGCGCGCCGAGGCGCTGGCTGTCGTCACGCCCGCGCCGCCTACGCCACCCAGGAGGATCCTGCTGGTCGACGACGACCCGGCCCTGTTGCGCCTGCACGAGCTGGAAATCGGGGGCTGGGGCCTGCACGTCGAGACGATCACGGCCGGCAACGGCTACGAAGCGCTGATCCGGATCGGCGAAGCGCGTCCGGACCTGTTGATCAGCGACCTGACCATGCCGGGCATGGACGGATTCCGCATGATCCGCACGCTGCGCGCCAACCCCGCCTATGCCGGTATGCCGGTGATCGTGATAAGCGGCCTGGACCGGTCGACCATTGCGGCGATGGCGTTGCCCGAAGATATACCGGTGCTGCCCAAACCGGCGCCGTTCGCGGTCTTGCGCAACAGCGTCGAGCGGGCGCTGGGCTGGGGCGCCTGA
- a CDS encoding efflux RND transporter periplasmic adaptor subunit: protein MNAPRPFAMMRRPALRCAGVILSAIAAAIAASVISPVARRAGARVGLLAGLAPALLLGACRRNDPPSVGAGAHEPPTPTVTVAPARPARLPVTVELQGRVNPVRVAQVRARVDAIVLKREFREGADVREGQRLFKIDPAPCQANLESAQASLLRAEANVRAQELQAGRYQELVASNAVSRQDYDNAIASQGQASADVASGRASVRPARINLGYTDVAAPITGRVGIAAVTEGACARTCPPAACRPPAPTAPAST from the coding sequence GTGAACGCGCCACGTCCGTTCGCCATGATGCGTCGGCCTGCGCTGCGCTGCGCCGGGGTCATCCTATCGGCCATCGCTGCGGCGATCGCGGCTTCCGTCATATCCCCCGTCGCGCGCCGGGCGGGGGCCCGCGTTGGCCTGCTGGCCGGCCTCGCGCCTGCGCTGCTGCTGGGCGCATGCCGGCGCAACGATCCGCCTTCCGTAGGGGCTGGCGCGCACGAGCCGCCGACGCCCACCGTCACCGTGGCGCCGGCGCGGCCCGCGCGCTTGCCCGTCACGGTCGAACTGCAGGGCCGCGTCAATCCCGTGCGCGTGGCGCAGGTGCGCGCGCGCGTGGACGCGATCGTGCTCAAGCGCGAGTTCCGCGAAGGCGCCGACGTGCGCGAGGGGCAGCGTCTGTTCAAGATCGATCCCGCCCCCTGCCAGGCCAACCTCGAGAGCGCCCAGGCGTCGCTGCTGCGCGCCGAAGCCAATGTGCGCGCCCAGGAACTGCAGGCCGGGCGGTACCAAGAGCTGGTCGCGAGCAATGCGGTCAGCCGCCAGGACTACGACAACGCCATCGCCTCGCAGGGCCAGGCCTCGGCCGACGTCGCATCCGGGCGCGCTTCGGTGCGCCCGGCGCGCATCAATCTCGGCTACACCGACGTGGCCGCGCCGATCACCGGCCGGGTCGGCATCGCCGCGGTCACCGAGGGCGCCTGCGCCAGGACCTGTCCGCCGGCCGCGTGCAGACCGCCGGCCCCAACCGCGCCCGCGTCAACCTGA
- a CDS encoding creatininase family protein produces the protein MRRRAFAIACLAMALAQPPIQPAAAAPAQNGASAYLEDLTSPELGARIAAGAATVLVPIGGTEQSGPHIALGKHNVRAHVLAGRIAAQLGNAVVAPTVAYVPEGSITPPVGHMRFPGTISIPDGAFEGLLEGGARSFCQHGLREIFFLQDHGGYRKNVDRVVAHLNGDRAWAARGCRAHALHDYYDATQAGYVADLQRRGYKDAEIGLHAGLADTSLMLAVDPALVRGNQLAAGAKAGPGGGVRGDPTRASAELGQIGVQRQVDESVKAIRAALSQHPQNPTQPK, from the coding sequence ATGCGCCGCCGCGCGTTCGCAATCGCCTGCCTGGCCATGGCGCTGGCCCAGCCTCCCATCCAGCCGGCCGCCGCCGCGCCGGCACAGAATGGCGCGAGCGCCTACCTGGAAGACCTCACTTCGCCGGAGCTGGGCGCGCGCATCGCGGCCGGCGCGGCGACGGTGCTGGTGCCGATCGGCGGGACCGAGCAAAGCGGGCCGCACATCGCGCTCGGCAAGCACAACGTGCGCGCGCACGTGCTGGCGGGACGCATCGCCGCGCAGCTGGGCAACGCCGTGGTGGCGCCGACCGTGGCCTACGTGCCGGAAGGATCGATCACCCCGCCGGTCGGCCACATGCGTTTTCCCGGCACGATCTCGATTCCCGACGGGGCTTTCGAGGGCCTGCTGGAAGGCGGCGCGCGCAGCTTTTGCCAGCATGGCCTGCGCGAGATATTCTTTTTGCAAGACCACGGCGGCTACCGCAAGAACGTCGACCGCGTCGTCGCGCACCTGAACGGCGATCGCGCCTGGGCGGCGCGCGGCTGCCGCGCCCATGCCTTGCACGACTATTACGACGCGACCCAGGCCGGCTACGTGGCCGACCTGCAGCGGCGCGGCTACAAGGATGCCGAGATCGGCCTGCATGCCGGCCTGGCCGACACCTCGCTCATGCTGGCGGTCGACCCGGCCCTGGTGCGCGGCAACCAGCTGGCCGCCGGCGCCAAGGCGGGCCCGGGCGGCGGCGTGCGCGGCGATCCGACCCGCGCCTCCGCCGAACTCGGCCAGATCGGCGTGCAGCGCCAGGTCGACGAATCGGTCAAGGCGATCCGCGCCGCACTCAGCCAACATCCCCAGAATCCAACCCAGCCAAAGTAG
- a CDS encoding YncE family protein yields MPRVVDARNLYSEIGPTHMSPAVHGDLERIYVPNLRTDDVYVIDPNAMKVVDRFKVGESPQHVIPSWDLRTLWVANNAERRKTGSLTPIDPTTGKPGQSVPVDDPYNMYFSPDGKSAIVVAEARHRLDFRDPHTMAMQYSIEVPQCGGINHAEFSMDGKYALFTCEFDGAMAKIDMVDHKVLGYLKLTMPSTRIREGFDPSAPGASEICSSKKGMPQDVRVSPDGKLYYVADMEADGVHVVDGDSFKQVGFIPVGIGTHGLYPSRDGKFLYIASRGTHRIHGKRHGPGGVGVLDFATGKIVKYWKIPGGGSPDMGNVSADGKSLWLSGRFDDVVYRIDTTTGDVRQVKVGGEPHGLTVWPQPGRYSLGHTGNLR; encoded by the coding sequence ATGCCGCGCGTGGTCGACGCACGCAACCTGTACAGCGAGATCGGCCCGACCCACATGAGCCCGGCCGTGCACGGCGACCTGGAGCGCATCTACGTGCCCAACCTGCGCACCGACGACGTCTACGTGATCGACCCGAATGCGATGAAGGTGGTCGACCGCTTCAAGGTCGGCGAGAGCCCGCAGCACGTGATCCCGTCCTGGGACCTGCGCACGCTATGGGTGGCCAACAACGCCGAGCGCCGCAAGACCGGCAGCCTGACGCCGATCGATCCGACCACCGGCAAGCCGGGCCAGAGCGTGCCGGTCGACGACCCCTACAACATGTACTTCTCGCCGGACGGCAAGTCGGCGATCGTGGTGGCCGAAGCGCGCCACCGCCTCGACTTCCGCGATCCGCACACGATGGCGATGCAGTATTCGATCGAGGTGCCGCAGTGCGGCGGCATCAACCACGCCGAATTCTCGATGGACGGCAAGTACGCGCTGTTCACCTGCGAATTCGACGGCGCGATGGCCAAGATCGACATGGTCGACCACAAGGTGCTGGGCTACCTGAAACTGACCATGCCGTCCACCCGCATCCGCGAAGGGTTCGACCCGAGCGCGCCGGGCGCCAGCGAGATCTGCTCGAGCAAGAAGGGCATGCCGCAGGACGTGCGCGTCTCGCCGGACGGCAAGCTGTATTACGTGGCCGATATGGAAGCCGACGGCGTGCACGTGGTCGACGGCGACAGCTTCAAGCAGGTCGGCTTCATCCCGGTCGGCATCGGCACGCACGGCCTGTACCCGAGCCGCGACGGCAAGTTCCTGTACATCGCCAGCCGCGGCACCCACCGCATCCACGGCAAGCGCCACGGCCCGGGCGGCGTCGGCGTGCTCGATTTCGCCACCGGCAAGATCGTCAAGTACTGGAAGATCCCGGGCGGCGGCAGCCCCGACATGGGCAACGTCAGCGCCGACGGCAAGTCGCTGTGGCTGTCCGGCCGCTTCGACGACGTGGTCTACCGCATCGACACCACGACCGGCGACGTGCGCCAGGTGAAAGTCGGCGGCGAGCCGCACGGCCTGACCGTGTGGCCCCAGCCGGGCCGCTATTCGCTGGGCCACACCGGCAACCTGCGCTGA
- a CDS encoding AI-2E family transporter, with the protein MRDSSSLFKHITSGSIVTATCVLGLIYVGRDVLEPLALATILSLALAPLIRTLRRIGLPQFPATLLSVLALGTCVVGIGIVLFFQLRGVTEDLPKYRAAIRTKVAAVRELTERPFARLEAEMNAVAPQAPAALSGRRNMTTIVVRPDQPLPVEIRAPRLTTQDALARTFSMAWGPLGETGLVLVLLVFISLEHESLRDRLVRLAGQDDVSRTIKTLGDAAQGVSRFFLSQLLVNLTFGTLVAFLLWLAGVPHPALWGALSGILRFVPYLGIMAAGVVISVFVAAIDPGWTLAVSCMLVFAGLELLVANVVEPKIYGHSSGLSPLAVIVSAVFWGAMWGPVGLLLSTPLTLCLVVAGRHLRGLEPVTILLGDAPSVSGAQRFYQRMLAGDTNTILSDAYAYLRRSSFARYCDQVLLPGLAMAVADNRAGKIDGTQVSAIRIIIATVASTLTPESGAPTRARRRRDVALLDTSLGAHLRQMREERHGRWQGSLDVPSRSIVLCAGLPAERDEALSELLVRALREADIDARSTTIDPRDPSPGPDRADLISSVILPYPVDESLELWLAIVDELHVRLPDALLAALRVTDARSTVSMSIVEKHVDIVLRSFEEALAFAAPERTPAKEGAA; encoded by the coding sequence ATGCGCGATTCTTCTTCCCTGTTCAAGCACATCACCTCGGGCTCGATCGTCACGGCGACCTGCGTCCTCGGCCTTATTTACGTCGGCCGCGACGTCCTCGAACCGCTGGCCCTGGCCACCATCCTCAGCCTCGCGCTGGCGCCGCTGATCCGTACGCTGCGCCGCATCGGCCTGCCGCAATTCCCGGCCACGCTGCTGTCGGTGCTGGCGCTGGGCACCTGCGTGGTCGGCATCGGCATCGTCCTGTTCTTCCAGCTGCGCGGCGTGACCGAGGACCTGCCGAAATACCGGGCCGCGATCCGCACCAAGGTCGCGGCCGTGCGCGAGCTGACCGAGCGGCCGTTCGCGCGCCTGGAAGCCGAGATGAACGCCGTGGCGCCGCAAGCGCCGGCGGCGCTGAGCGGACGGCGCAACATGACCACCATCGTGGTCCGCCCCGACCAGCCGCTGCCGGTCGAGATCCGCGCGCCGCGCCTGACCACCCAGGACGCCCTGGCGCGCACCTTCTCGATGGCCTGGGGACCGCTCGGCGAGACCGGCCTGGTGCTGGTGCTGCTGGTGTTCATCTCGCTCGAGCACGAATCGCTGCGCGACCGCCTGGTGCGCCTGGCCGGCCAGGACGACGTCAGCCGCACCATCAAGACGCTGGGCGACGCCGCCCAGGGCGTATCGCGCTTCTTCCTGTCGCAGCTGCTGGTCAACCTCACCTTCGGCACCCTGGTCGCCTTCCTGCTGTGGCTGGCCGGGGTGCCGCATCCGGCGCTGTGGGGCGCGCTGTCCGGCATCCTGCGTTTCGTGCCCTACCTGGGCATCATGGCGGCCGGCGTGGTGATCTCGGTGTTCGTGGCCGCGATCGACCCGGGCTGGACGCTGGCGGTGTCGTGCATGCTGGTGTTCGCCGGCCTCGAGCTGCTGGTGGCCAACGTGGTCGAGCCGAAGATCTACGGCCACAGCTCGGGCCTGTCGCCGCTGGCGGTGATCGTCTCGGCGGTGTTCTGGGGCGCGATGTGGGGCCCGGTCGGGCTGCTGCTGTCGACGCCCCTGACGCTGTGCCTGGTGGTGGCCGGACGCCACCTGCGCGGGCTGGAGCCGGTCACCATCCTGCTCGGCGACGCGCCCAGCGTCAGCGGGGCCCAGCGCTTCTATCAACGCATGCTGGCCGGCGACACCAATACCATCCTGTCCGACGCCTACGCCTACCTGCGCCGTTCCAGCTTCGCGCGCTACTGCGACCAGGTGCTGCTGCCGGGCCTGGCGATGGCGGTGGCGGACAACCGCGCCGGCAAGATCGACGGCACCCAGGTGTCGGCGATCCGCATCATCATCGCCACCGTGGCCAGCACGCTGACGCCGGAGTCGGGCGCGCCCACGCGCGCGCGCCGGCGCCGCGACGTGGCCCTGCTCGACACCAGCCTGGGCGCGCACCTGCGCCAGATGCGCGAGGAACGCCACGGCCGCTGGCAAGGGTCGCTGGACGTGCCGTCGCGCTCGATCGTGCTGTGCGCCGGCCTGCCGGCCGAACGCGACGAGGCGCTCAGCGAACTGCTGGTGCGGGCGCTGCGCGAAGCCGACATCGACGCACGCAGCACCACCATCGACCCGCGCGACCCCAGCCCGGGTCCGGACCGCGCCGACCTGATCTCGAGCGTGATCCTGCCCTACCCGGTCGACGAGTCGCTCGAGCTGTGGCTGGCCATCGTCGACGAGCTGCACGTGCGCCTGCCGGACGCGCTGCTGGCGGCGCTGCGCGTGACCGACGCCCGCTCGACGGTGTCGATGTCGATCGTCGAGAAGCATGTCGACATCGTGCTGCGCTCGTTCGAGGAAGCGCTGGCCTTTGCCGCCCCGGAGCGCACCCCTGCCAAGGAAGGCGCTGCCTGA
- a CDS encoding zinc-dependent alcohol dehydrogenase: protein MKAVVFHAIGDIRLDDVPEPQIRDPQDAIVRITTSAICGTDLHFVRGTFSGMKQGTILGHEAVGVVESIGPNVRNLSIGDRVVIPSTIACGYCSYCRSGYYAQCDNANPGGKTAGTAFYGGPEAAGGFDGLQAEKARVPFANVNLVRLPDEVTDDQAILLSDIVPTGWFGADMANIKHGHTVAVFGCGPVGQFAIASAMLMGAGRVLAIDHLHDRLDMARRQGAEIINYDEEDPVQTILDLTGGVGVDCVIDAVGVDAECPHHGPAAKKAEEKKADFQEEVQKIAPEQHPDGKNWVPGQAPSQAQEWAVQALAKAGTLSIIGVYPPADNFFPIGAAMNKNLTIRMGNCNHRKYIPDLVELVRTGAFDPTAIITQRQEMHSAIDAYKEFDLRQPGWLKVELIPSREGAPAPVGKPT, encoded by the coding sequence ATGAAAGCAGTCGTATTCCACGCCATCGGCGACATTCGCCTCGACGACGTCCCCGAACCGCAGATCCGGGATCCGCAGGACGCGATCGTGCGCATCACCACCAGCGCCATCTGCGGCACCGACCTGCACTTCGTGCGCGGCACCTTCAGCGGCATGAAGCAGGGCACCATCCTCGGCCACGAGGCGGTCGGCGTGGTCGAGAGCATCGGCCCCAACGTGCGCAACCTGTCGATCGGCGACCGCGTCGTGATCCCCTCGACCATCGCCTGCGGCTACTGTTCGTATTGCCGTTCCGGCTATTACGCCCAGTGCGACAACGCCAACCCGGGCGGGAAGACGGCCGGCACCGCCTTTTACGGCGGCCCGGAAGCGGCCGGCGGCTTCGACGGTCTGCAAGCCGAAAAGGCGCGCGTGCCGTTTGCCAACGTCAACCTGGTGCGCCTGCCCGACGAAGTCACCGACGATCAGGCGATCCTGCTGTCCGACATCGTCCCGACCGGCTGGTTCGGCGCCGACATGGCCAACATCAAGCACGGTCACACGGTCGCGGTGTTCGGCTGCGGCCCGGTCGGCCAGTTCGCGATCGCCTCGGCGATGCTGATGGGCGCCGGGCGCGTGCTGGCGATCGACCACCTGCACGACCGCCTCGACATGGCGCGCCGCCAGGGCGCCGAGATCATCAACTACGACGAGGAAGATCCAGTCCAGACCATCCTCGACCTGACCGGCGGCGTCGGCGTCGATTGCGTGATCGATGCGGTCGGCGTGGACGCCGAATGCCCGCACCACGGCCCGGCGGCGAAAAAGGCCGAGGAAAAGAAAGCCGACTTCCAGGAAGAAGTGCAGAAGATCGCTCCCGAGCAGCACCCCGACGGCAAGAACTGGGTGCCGGGCCAGGCGCCGTCGCAGGCCCAGGAATGGGCGGTGCAGGCGCTGGCCAAGGCCGGCACGCTGTCGATCATCGGCGTGTACCCGCCGGCCGACAATTTCTTCCCGATCGGCGCGGCGATGAACAAGAACCTGACGATCCGGATGGGTAATTGCAACCACCGTAAGTACATCCCGGACCTGGTCGAGCTGGTGCGCACCGGCGCGTTCGACCCGACCGCGATCATCACCCAGCGCCAGGAGATGCATTCGGCCATCGACGCCTACAAGGAATTCGACCTGCGCCAGCCGGGCTGGCTGAAGGTCGAACTGATCCCGTCGCGCGAAGGGGCGCCGGCGCCCGTCGGCAAGCCGACCTGA
- a CDS encoding ATP-binding cassette domain-containing protein, producing the protein MNHRATMAADPIIRLSNLAKSFALPGGTVNALRGIDLSVRRGAIFGIAGRSGAGKSTLLRMINLLERPDAGRAEVAGRELTALSKPALRAARQDIGMIFQQFNLLRNLSVFDNVAFPLRLHGRLNAPRLAQRRTTPAPTASTWPSPWPTNRCATWSSWWCRSCSGADATARTTRAPRCATRRAGAATACRRSIRDGRSPSADVPSRMLAALDLGLAA; encoded by the coding sequence GTGAACCACCGAGCAACCATGGCCGCCGATCCGATCATCCGCCTGTCGAACCTCGCCAAGTCCTTCGCGCTCCCCGGCGGGACCGTGAACGCGCTGCGCGGCATCGACCTGAGCGTGCGGCGCGGCGCGATCTTCGGCATCGCCGGGCGCAGCGGCGCCGGCAAGTCGACGCTGCTGCGCATGATCAACCTGCTCGAGCGCCCCGACGCCGGCCGGGCCGAAGTGGCCGGGCGCGAGTTGACCGCGCTGTCGAAACCCGCGCTGCGCGCGGCGCGCCAGGACATCGGCATGATCTTCCAGCAGTTCAACCTGCTGCGCAACCTGAGCGTGTTCGACAACGTCGCCTTTCCGCTGCGGCTGCACGGCCGCCTGAACGCGCCGCGCCTGGCGCAGCGCAGGACAACACCGGCGCCGACGGCTTCAACCTGGCCTTCGCCGTGGCCCACGAATCGATGCGCGACGTGGTCGAGCTGGTGGTGCCGGAGCTGCAGCGGCGCGGACGCTACCGCAAGGACTACGAGGGCGCCACGCTGCGCCACCAGGCGCGCGGGCGCGGCGACCGCCTGCCGCCGCAGCATCCGGGACGGCAGGTCGCCATCGGCCGACGTGCCGTCCCGGATGCTGGCGGCGCTCGACCTCGGCCTGGCCGCGTAA
- a CDS encoding acyl-CoA dehydrogenase family protein encodes MPLAISKVSPPAPFEEPIEDFDAPAAAEALAGRLAASAVERDRAGGHAAHEREWIRDSGLLALSVPREYGGIGADWSTVYQAVRIVARADSALAHLLGFHHLQLAGLTLYGNARQQRRLYAETIAARHFWGNALNPLDKRLIATPSAGGWVLNGVKSFASGSVGADRLTVSAWDPLAGAPLIGVLPARQAGIEVQADWDAFGQRQTDSGNVHFKDVLLPEEDVLRAPGKPASAQATLRSQVAQLVLVNLYLGLAEGALNAARGYLREGARPWIASGVAAAVDAPFIQHRFGQFHLLVRPAQVLADEAGRKLDAAWRRGAGLDAAGRGEVAVAVAEAKVLAHRAALDIGSQLFELTGARSTGAQYGFDRFWRNARVHTLHDPVDYKLRDLGRYALDGSLPEPTPYS; translated from the coding sequence ATGCCCCTGGCCATTTCCAAGGTTTCGCCACCGGCTCCGTTCGAGGAACCGATTGAAGATTTCGATGCCCCCGCCGCCGCCGAGGCGCTGGCCGGGCGTCTCGCCGCCAGCGCCGTCGAGCGCGACCGCGCGGGAGGCCACGCGGCGCACGAGCGCGAGTGGATCCGCGACTCCGGCCTGCTGGCGCTGTCGGTGCCGCGCGAGTACGGCGGCATCGGCGCCGACTGGAGCACGGTCTACCAGGCGGTGCGCATCGTCGCCCGCGCGGACAGCGCGCTGGCCCACCTGCTCGGCTTTCACCACCTGCAGCTGGCCGGCCTGACGCTGTACGGCAACGCGCGCCAGCAGCGCCGCCTGTACGCCGAGACCATCGCCGCACGCCACTTCTGGGGCAATGCGCTCAACCCGCTCGACAAGCGCCTGATCGCCACGCCCAGCGCCGGCGGCTGGGTACTGAACGGCGTGAAAAGCTTCGCCTCGGGTTCGGTCGGCGCGGACCGGCTGACCGTCTCGGCCTGGGACCCGCTGGCTGGCGCGCCGCTGATCGGCGTGCTGCCGGCGCGCCAGGCCGGCATCGAGGTACAGGCCGACTGGGACGCGTTCGGCCAGCGCCAGACCGACAGCGGCAACGTCCACTTCAAGGACGTGCTGCTGCCCGAGGAAGACGTGCTGCGGGCGCCGGGCAAGCCGGCCAGCGCGCAGGCAACGCTGCGCTCGCAGGTGGCGCAGCTGGTGCTGGTCAACCTGTATCTCGGCCTGGCCGAAGGCGCCTTGAACGCCGCGCGCGGCTACCTGCGCGAGGGGGCGCGGCCCTGGATCGCCTCCGGCGTCGCGGCGGCGGTCGACGCCCCCTTCATCCAGCACCGCTTCGGCCAGTTCCACTTGCTAGTGCGCCCGGCCCAGGTACTGGCCGACGAGGCCGGGCGCAAGCTGGACGCCGCCTGGCGCCGCGGCGCCGGCCTGGATGCGGCCGGACGCGGCGAAGTCGCGGTGGCGGTGGCCGAAGCCAAGGTGCTGGCGCACCGCGCCGCGCTCGACATCGGCAGCCAATTGTTCGAATTGACCGGGGCGCGCTCGACCGGGGCGCAGTACGGCTTCGACCGCTTCTGGCGCAATGCCCGCGTGCACACGCTGCATGACCCGGTCGACTACAAGCTGCGCGACCTGGGCCGCTATGCGCTGGACGGCAGCCTGCCCGAACCGACGCCGTATTCGTGA